The Candidatus Accumulibacter similis genome has a segment encoding these proteins:
- the gltX gene encoding glutamate--tRNA ligase — protein sequence MIRTRFAPSPTGFLHVGGARTALFSWAYARRHGGSFILRIEDTDLVRSTPEAVQAILDGMQWLGLAHDEGPFYQTQRMARYREVIAEMLAAGTAYHCYMQPDELDRLRAEQREQGRKPRYDGRWRPQPDKRLPAPPAGVEPVVRFRNPVDGVVAWDDLVKGRIEVANSELDDLVIARADGSPTYNFCVVVDDRDMGITHVIRGDDHVNNTPRQINILQALGAPVPLYAHLSMILGDDGQKLSKRHGAVSVMQYDDAGYLPEALLNYLARLGWSHGDDEIFSMQQFCEWFDLDHITPSAAQFNSEKLNWLNAHYLRRSDAGRLAALVRPRLAARGVAVSEVPSLAAIIELHRERVSNLNELADFAELFYIDLQPPSGLLARHLTPETLPLVEDFTAALAEVPWQAAAIGALIKECVARHGVRMPKLAMPVRVLLTGVEQTPSVDALIALFPRATALERLARAGRVASPSARGA from the coding sequence ATGATCCGCACCCGCTTTGCTCCCTCGCCAACCGGCTTCCTGCATGTCGGCGGTGCGCGTACCGCACTCTTTTCGTGGGCCTACGCCCGTCGCCACGGCGGCAGCTTCATTCTGCGCATCGAGGACACCGATCTCGTCCGGTCGACTCCCGAGGCCGTGCAGGCGATTCTCGACGGCATGCAATGGCTCGGGCTCGCGCACGACGAGGGCCCCTTCTACCAGACGCAGCGCATGGCGCGTTATCGTGAGGTGATCGCCGAAATGCTCGCCGCGGGTACTGCCTACCATTGCTACATGCAGCCCGACGAACTCGACCGCCTGCGCGCGGAGCAGCGGGAACAGGGCCGCAAGCCGCGTTACGACGGTCGCTGGCGGCCGCAGCCGGACAAGCGGCTGCCGGCGCCGCCGGCCGGGGTCGAGCCGGTGGTGCGTTTCCGCAATCCGGTGGATGGCGTTGTCGCCTGGGACGACCTCGTCAAGGGCCGCATCGAAGTCGCCAACAGCGAGCTCGACGACCTGGTGATCGCCCGCGCCGACGGTTCGCCGACCTACAACTTCTGCGTCGTCGTCGATGACCGGGACATGGGCATCACGCACGTCATTCGCGGTGATGACCATGTCAACAATACGCCGCGGCAGATCAACATCCTGCAGGCGCTCGGCGCGCCGGTTCCGCTCTACGCCCATCTGTCGATGATCCTTGGCGACGACGGGCAGAAGCTGTCGAAACGCCATGGCGCGGTGAGCGTCATGCAGTACGACGATGCGGGCTACCTGCCGGAGGCGCTGCTCAATTACCTGGCCCGTCTAGGCTGGTCGCACGGCGACGATGAGATCTTCTCGATGCAGCAGTTCTGCGAGTGGTTCGATCTCGACCACATCACGCCGTCGGCGGCCCAGTTCAACAGCGAGAAGCTCAACTGGCTGAACGCGCATTACCTGCGGCGCAGCGACGCGGGCCGGCTGGCTGCCCTGGTTCGCCCGCGCCTGGCTGCGCGCGGCGTCGCCGTCAGCGAGGTGCCGTCGCTGGCGGCGATCATCGAGCTGCACCGCGAGCGCGTCAGCAACCTCAACGAACTGGCCGATTTCGCCGAGCTCTTCTACATCGACCTGCAGCCGCCGAGCGGACTGCTGGCCCGCCACCTGACGCCCGAGACGCTGCCGCTGGTGGAAGACTTCACTGCCGCGCTTGCCGAAGTGCCCTGGCAGGCGGCGGCGATCGGCGCGCTGATCAAGGAGTGCGTCGCGCGGCATGGCGTCAGGATGCCGAAGCTGGCGATGCCGGTGCGCGTCCTCCTGACCGGTGTCGAGCAGACCCCATCGGTCGATGCGCTGATCGCGCTTTTTCCGCGCGCCACCGCCCTCGAACGGCTCGCGCGCGCCGGTCGCGTCGCGTCGCCGTCGGCGCGCGGTGCGTGA
- a CDS encoding gamma-glutamyltransferase: MRIMIAGRIRKRGHSSGSARPTDRRCATGEQRRVTRTMRQPWSWIAAMASERSLPARRRMAYPSPMGIRGVIAASEAHTAAAGVRLLQRGGNAVDAIVAAKLAATVTELPLTSLGGGGACIWGDARDGYEVLDFFGAAPGLGLTTLPILDFAPITVDFGETTQVFHIGKGAAAVPGELVGLLALHRRAGRLPLREVVAPAVAWARDGFRVSPQIAMIAGLIAPIVSHSPTVRRLFLPAERLPRAGDRLANPELGDFLQALGNGSPDAQVATYRAALLEHFGPEHGGLISAEDVAAYAPVTRAPLRIPFGPHTVLTNPPPSAGGGLIGAGLRVADELGLGREEFLSRAHQLAIAEILATVSEVRGAGYDHRLHADPEAIRQLVAGGRLPHWASHARALCSENNLGATTHVSVIDAEGMAAAMTTSNGEGCGHALPGLGIHLNNFLGEDDINPAGFHRLAAGSRMSTMMAPTIVLAGDRPRLALGSGGSNRIRSAILQTLLNVLAYGRPLDEAVNASRQHIEGRQLWFESPGLAAGAVEALQAHWPGATRFDSASMFFGGVNCVASIDGQLAGAGDQRRGGIVLFADDRGTAGPPV, from the coding sequence GTGCGGATCATGATCGCTGGTCGCATTCGGAAAAGGGGCCATTCTAGTGGAAGCGCCCGCCCGACGGACCGCCGATGCGCCACCGGCGAGCAGCGCCGCGTCACTCGAACCATGCGACAGCCGTGGTCGTGGATCGCCGCAATGGCCAGCGAGCGCAGTCTTCCCGCCCGCCGCCGCATGGCGTATCCTTCGCCGATGGGAATTCGTGGCGTGATCGCTGCTTCGGAGGCACACACGGCGGCAGCCGGGGTGCGCCTGCTGCAACGCGGCGGCAACGCGGTCGACGCGATCGTCGCCGCCAAGCTCGCGGCAACCGTCACCGAATTGCCGCTGACCTCGCTCGGCGGCGGCGGCGCCTGCATCTGGGGTGACGCGCGCGATGGCTACGAAGTGCTCGACTTCTTCGGCGCGGCACCGGGACTTGGACTCACCACCTTGCCGATCCTCGATTTTGCACCGATAACGGTCGACTTCGGCGAGACCACCCAGGTCTTCCACATCGGCAAGGGCGCCGCTGCGGTGCCGGGAGAACTCGTCGGCCTGCTCGCGCTGCATCGGCGTGCCGGCCGCCTGCCGCTGCGCGAGGTGGTCGCGCCGGCAGTGGCGTGGGCGCGCGACGGTTTCCGCGTCAGCCCGCAGATTGCCATGATTGCCGGCCTGATCGCGCCGATCGTGAGCCACTCACCGACGGTGCGCCGCCTGTTCCTGCCCGCGGAACGGCTGCCCCGCGCAGGCGACCGCCTGGCCAACCCGGAGCTTGGAGATTTCCTGCAGGCACTGGGCAATGGCAGCCCGGATGCGCAGGTCGCCACCTACCGCGCCGCGCTCCTCGAGCATTTCGGTCCGGAACACGGCGGGCTGATCAGCGCCGAAGATGTCGCGGCCTACGCTCCGGTGACGCGCGCACCGCTGCGCATTCCCTTCGGGCCGCATACGGTCCTGACGAACCCACCGCCGTCGGCCGGCGGCGGGTTGATCGGCGCCGGCCTGCGCGTCGCCGACGAACTCGGCCTCGGTCGCGAGGAATTCCTCTCGCGGGCGCATCAACTGGCGATCGCGGAGATTCTGGCGACCGTGTCGGAAGTGCGAGGGGCCGGCTACGATCACCGCCTGCACGCCGACCCGGAGGCGATCCGGCAGCTCGTCGCGGGTGGCAGGCTGCCGCACTGGGCCAGCCACGCACGCGCCCTCTGCAGCGAAAACAACCTCGGCGCGACAACGCACGTCTCGGTGATCGATGCCGAAGGCATGGCAGCGGCGATGACCACCAGCAACGGCGAGGGCTGCGGGCATGCCCTGCCGGGGCTGGGGATTCACCTCAACAACTTCCTCGGCGAGGACGACATCAACCCGGCCGGATTCCACCGCCTGGCGGCAGGCAGCCGCATGAGCACGATGATGGCGCCGACGATCGTGCTCGCTGGCGACCGGCCTCGCCTGGCGCTCGGCAGCGGCGGGTCGAACCGCATCCGCAGTGCCATCCTGCAGACGCTGCTCAACGTGCTGGCCTATGGGCGTCCGCTCGACGAAGCGGTGAATGCCTCCCGCCAGCACATCGAAGGCCGGCAACTGTGGTTCGAGAGCCCGGGTCTGGCGGCCGGAGCCGTCGAAGCCCTGCAGGCGCACTGGCCGGGCGCCACGCGCTTCGACTCGGCAAGCATGTTCTTTGGTGGCGTCAACTGCGTTGCGAGCATCGACGGGCAACTCGCCGGCGCCGGCGACCAGCGCCGCGGCGGCATCGTCCTGTTCGCCGACGACCGGGGCACGGCGGGACCGCCTGTCTGA
- a CDS encoding phasin family protein produces MMDMSKQMGDWLRALSSLDPSKGSEQLLNALASLQVPGVNMDALVASQRDNLEALNAANRAAMEGVKAVGEWQLKILQETIQGMTTAVGGLAKAGSPQQLMAAETELTKKAFETAVSKMRELAEIVAKANRQATDAIVNRVPASLDEIRDVLKLPPPPAA; encoded by the coding sequence ATGATGGACATGTCGAAACAGATGGGCGACTGGCTGCGGGCGCTGAGCAGCCTGGACCCGAGCAAGGGCAGCGAGCAGTTGCTGAACGCGCTAGCCAGCCTTCAGGTGCCGGGCGTCAACATGGACGCGCTGGTGGCGAGTCAGCGCGACAACCTCGAGGCGCTGAACGCCGCCAACCGCGCCGCGATGGAAGGGGTCAAGGCGGTCGGAGAGTGGCAGTTGAAGATCCTGCAGGAAACCATCCAGGGGATGACGACTGCTGTCGGCGGCCTTGCGAAAGCGGGCTCGCCGCAGCAACTCATGGCAGCCGAAACCGAGCTGACGAAGAAGGCGTTCGAGACGGCGGTCAGCAAGATGCGCGAACTTGCCGAGATCGTCGCCAAGGCCAATCGGCAGGCTACCGACGCGATCGTCAATCGCGTTCCCGCCAGCCTCGACGAAATCCGTGACGTGCTGAAGCTGCCACCGCCGCCGGCCGCCTGA
- a CDS encoding L,D-transpeptidase: MTRLYTIAVALFFGLVGSIQAERTPFWGATEPVPFETPADQLRNGEFTWAPQLAPVGPILVLVSLEEQRAYTYRNGLLIGIASVSTGKPGYQTPSGVFQTFLKDKDHHSTKYHNAAMPYTQKFTQDGVALHAGGVPGYPESHGCVHLPSEFARLLFDAAPKGMTVVIAKAGSAPAEFRHPAFLSPVTDAGGQAEHRRLPATTGHRWEPEKAPWGPLSILLSRYDERILVLRNGVEIGRAKAAFRRPQQPVGSHVFVAKEGAQPGGLLEHQWVGVGLVGHMGDADTRPDAKVVNEVTIPADFRALLAAEIRPGTTLMVTDAPVLEQTTGLDMAVLSSFPDH, from the coding sequence ATGACGAGACTCTACACGATCGCAGTTGCCCTGTTCTTCGGCTTGGTCGGCAGTATCCAGGCCGAGCGCACACCTTTCTGGGGAGCCACGGAGCCCGTGCCGTTCGAGACACCGGCCGACCAGTTGCGCAACGGGGAATTCACCTGGGCGCCGCAGCTCGCACCGGTTGGTCCGATTCTGGTGCTGGTCAGTCTCGAAGAGCAGCGTGCCTACACCTATCGCAATGGCCTGCTGATCGGCATCGCCTCAGTCAGTACCGGCAAGCCCGGCTACCAGACTCCCAGCGGCGTCTTCCAGACCTTCCTCAAGGACAAGGATCACCATTCCACAAAGTACCACAATGCCGCCATGCCCTACACGCAGAAGTTCACCCAGGATGGTGTGGCGCTGCATGCCGGTGGCGTTCCCGGATATCCGGAGTCGCACGGCTGCGTGCATCTGCCCAGCGAGTTTGCTCGCCTGCTGTTCGACGCCGCACCGAAGGGGATGACGGTGGTGATCGCCAAGGCCGGTTCGGCGCCGGCGGAGTTCCGGCATCCGGCATTCCTCAGTCCGGTCACCGACGCTGGGGGTCAGGCGGAGCATCGCCGCCTGCCGGCCACCACCGGCCATCGCTGGGAGCCGGAGAAGGCGCCGTGGGGCCCGCTGTCGATCCTCCTGAGCCGCTACGATGAGCGGATCCTGGTGTTGCGCAACGGCGTCGAGATCGGCCGCGCCAAGGCGGCTTTCCGCCGGCCGCAGCAGCCAGTTGGCAGCCACGTCTTCGTCGCCAAGGAAGGCGCGCAGCCCGGCGGGCTGTTGGAGCATCAATGGGTGGGCGTCGGGCTGGTCGGGCACATGGGCGATGCCGACACGCGGCCGGACGCGAAGGTGGTGAACGAGGTCACTATTCCGGCCGACTTCAGGGCGCTCCTGGCGGCCGAGATCCGGCCGGGAACGACGCTGATGGTGACCGATGCGCCTGTGCTCGAGCAGACGACCGGGCTCGACATGGCAGTCCTGAGTTCCTTCCCTGATCACTGA
- the ybiB gene encoding DNA-binding protein YbiB, translating to MDLALLIREIGRGATGARDLSSSEARQLYGAMLDGMVADLELGAIAIALRMKTESVDEMVGFLTATTERLPTLQRPAGRARPVVIPSYNGARRGANLTPLLALLLRRHGVPVLVHGLSQDYGRVTSEQVFCEYGVAPCEGVHEAQQRIDDNGLAYLPLSRLCPGLASQLALRDRLGLRNSAHSVVKMLDPFHGDSLLLAAATHPDYIDSMRAVLGTVGANALLLRGTEGEPFANPKRRPAIEHVHEGRSDILFEAEHDSLRSLPQLPPNSAAQATVEWMRRVFLGELPLPLPIANQLACCLYACGRATDLHQAKALVALDGKGLSLV from the coding sequence ATGGACTTGGCGCTCTTGATCAGGGAGATCGGGCGTGGCGCGACCGGAGCGCGCGACCTGTCCAGCAGCGAGGCGCGGCAGCTCTATGGGGCGATGCTCGACGGCATGGTTGCGGATCTTGAACTGGGAGCGATCGCCATCGCCCTGCGCATGAAGACCGAGTCGGTCGACGAGATGGTCGGCTTTCTCACGGCCACCACTGAGCGCCTGCCGACTCTGCAGCGCCCCGCTGGCCGCGCCCGGCCGGTCGTCATCCCGAGCTACAACGGCGCCCGCCGGGGTGCCAACCTGACACCACTGCTGGCGCTGCTGCTGCGTCGGCATGGCGTGCCGGTTCTGGTGCACGGCCTGAGCCAGGACTACGGACGCGTCACCAGCGAGCAGGTGTTCTGCGAGTACGGCGTGGCACCGTGTGAGGGAGTACATGAGGCGCAGCAGCGAATCGACGACAACGGCCTCGCCTACCTGCCGCTGTCGCGCCTTTGTCCCGGACTGGCATCGCAACTTGCTCTGCGTGATCGGCTGGGGCTGCGCAACAGTGCCCACAGCGTGGTCAAGATGCTTGATCCCTTTCATGGCGATTCGCTGCTCCTGGCAGCGGCGACTCATCCCGACTACATCGACAGCATGCGCGCCGTGCTCGGCACAGTCGGCGCGAACGCCCTGCTGCTGCGCGGCACCGAGGGTGAGCCGTTCGCCAATCCGAAACGTCGGCCGGCGATCGAGCATGTGCATGAGGGGAGGAGCGACATCCTCTTCGAGGCAGAACACGACAGTCTCAGAAGCCTGCCGCAGTTGCCTCCGAACTCGGCTGCACAGGCGACGGTCGAGTGGATGCGCCGCGTCTTTCTCGGTGAGTTGCCGCTGCCGCTGCCGATCGCCAATCAACTCGCCTGTTGTCTGTACGCCTGTGGTCGTGCCACCGACCTCCATCAGGCGAAGGCGCTGGTGGCGTTGGATGGCAAGGGGTTGTCACTGGTCTGA
- a CDS encoding DUF3579 domain-containing protein, producing the protein MSTTPHPSFIIVGLTTGGRKFRPSDWAERLCGVLSVFGAEKRMRYSPYVGPRTYKGEKAVHVDGRLYEVEPMAYRFVLHFAEDNDLQLIHDVAAPGTPV; encoded by the coding sequence ATGAGCACTACGCCGCATCCCTCCTTCATCATCGTCGGCTTGACCACTGGCGGCAGGAAGTTTCGTCCCAGCGACTGGGCCGAAAGGCTTTGTGGCGTTCTATCGGTCTTTGGTGCCGAGAAGAGGATGCGCTATTCGCCCTACGTCGGTCCGCGGACCTACAAGGGAGAGAAGGCGGTTCATGTCGATGGGCGATTGTACGAAGTCGAGCCGATGGCCTACCGTTTCGTCCTGCACTTCGCCGAGGACAACGACCTGCAACTGATCCACGACGTCGCGGCGCCTGGTACGCCGGTATAG
- a CDS encoding alpha-E domain-containing protein yields the protein MLSRTADHLYWLARYTERAENLARLLDVSYQMSLVPQSIAAQNENWRAILALNSLESAFAETYSGVDVDNVLRFMVADATNPSSIYSCLRAARENAHAVRGTLTAEMWESINATWIELRQQTFEQILARGISEFFDWVKLRSAVTRGVTFGTMLKDDALHFIRLGGLLERGDNTARILDMQYHILRQSDDEGASDFYRWGALLRSLSAFQVYRKVYRDAITPARVAELLILRMDLPRSLHACADGIVRMLQLIANDASAETQRQAGVLHARLHFARIDDVLAGGLHEYLTDFMDRIYELGDGISRDFLIAA from the coding sequence ATGCTGAGTCGCACGGCGGACCACTTGTACTGGCTGGCGCGCTATACCGAAAGGGCGGAGAACTTGGCGCGCCTGCTCGACGTGTCCTACCAGATGTCGCTGGTCCCCCAGTCGATCGCCGCACAGAACGAGAACTGGCGCGCCATTCTCGCTCTGAACAGCCTCGAGTCGGCTTTTGCCGAGACCTACAGCGGCGTCGATGTCGACAACGTGTTGCGGTTCATGGTTGCCGACGCGACGAATCCGTCATCGATCTACAGTTGCTTGCGTGCGGCGCGCGAGAACGCGCATGCTGTGCGCGGGACGCTGACCGCCGAAATGTGGGAGAGCATCAACGCCACCTGGATCGAACTGCGGCAGCAGACCTTCGAGCAGATTCTCGCACGGGGCATCAGCGAGTTCTTCGACTGGGTCAAGCTGCGCTCGGCGGTGACGCGCGGAGTGACTTTCGGCACCATGCTCAAGGACGATGCGCTGCACTTCATCCGCTTGGGTGGCCTGCTCGAACGGGGTGACAACACGGCGCGTATTCTCGACATGCAGTACCACATCCTGCGTCAGAGCGACGACGAGGGCGCCAGCGATTTCTACCGCTGGGGCGCGTTGTTGCGGTCGCTGTCGGCATTCCAGGTCTACCGCAAGGTCTACCGCGATGCGATCACTCCGGCGCGTGTTGCCGAACTCCTGATTCTGCGGATGGATCTGCCGCGATCCCTGCACGCCTGTGCCGACGGTATCGTCCGCATGCTGCAGCTGATTGCCAACGATGCTTCGGCCGAGACCCAGCGGCAGGCGGGCGTACTGCATGCCCGGCTCCATTTCGCCCGCATCGATGATGTCCTGGCGGGCGGTCTGCACGAATATCTGACCGATTTCATGGATCGCATCTACGAGCTTGGTGACGGCATCAGCCGCGACTTCCTGATCGCTGCCTGA
- a CDS encoding circularly permuted type 2 ATP-grasp protein yields MSGAFYNEMYDSDAGLRPHYRAFAEWLAGMPPERLERKRAEADTAFHRVGITFAVYGEEAGTERLIPFDIIPRIIPAAEWAQLEAGLRQRVQALNAFLHDIYHEQAILKAGCVPVEQVLNNAQFRREMIGIDVPSGIYAHIAGVDIVRAGAGESYVLEDNLRVPSGVSYMIEDRKMMMRLFPELFSRHLIAPVQHYPDLLLDNLRTVAPKGVANPTVVLLTPGAYNSAYFEHTFLAQQMGIELVEGRDLFVRNETVFMRTTQGPQQVDVIYRRLDDDFLDPLVFNKDSMLGVPGLLSAYRAGHVTLANAIGTGVADDKSVYPYVPEMIRFYLGEEPKLNNVPTWMLRKPEDLRYVLAHLPELVVKEVHGAGGYGMLVGPASSRAEIEQFRARIIAAPEKYIAQPTLALSNCPTFVDSGIAPRHLDLRPFVLSGKRGVGMVPGGLTRVALRAGSLVVNSSQGGGTKDTWVLEN; encoded by the coding sequence ATGAGCGGAGCGTTCTATAACGAGATGTACGATTCGGATGCTGGCCTGCGGCCGCACTACCGTGCCTTTGCCGAATGGCTAGCCGGCATGCCGCCCGAGCGGCTCGAGCGCAAGCGGGCCGAAGCGGACACGGCGTTCCATCGCGTCGGCATCACATTCGCTGTCTACGGAGAAGAGGCGGGGACCGAAAGGCTGATCCCTTTCGACATCATTCCGCGGATCATCCCGGCGGCCGAGTGGGCGCAGCTCGAGGCCGGCCTGCGGCAGCGGGTGCAGGCGCTGAACGCGTTCCTGCATGACATCTATCACGAGCAGGCGATTCTCAAGGCCGGCTGCGTTCCCGTCGAGCAGGTGCTGAACAACGCACAGTTCCGTCGCGAGATGATCGGTATCGACGTTCCGTCCGGGATCTACGCGCATATCGCCGGCGTTGACATCGTCCGGGCAGGGGCTGGGGAATCGTACGTTCTGGAAGACAATCTGCGGGTGCCCTCGGGCGTGTCGTACATGATCGAGGACCGCAAGATGATGATGCGGCTCTTTCCCGAACTCTTCTCCCGCCACCTGATTGCGCCGGTGCAGCACTACCCCGACCTGTTGCTCGACAACCTGCGCACGGTGGCGCCCAAGGGCGTCGCCAATCCGACCGTCGTCCTGCTGACTCCGGGTGCCTACAACAGCGCCTATTTCGAGCACACCTTCCTGGCGCAGCAGATGGGAATCGAACTCGTCGAGGGCCGCGATCTGTTCGTCCGCAATGAAACGGTGTTCATGCGCACGACGCAGGGCCCGCAGCAGGTCGATGTGATCTATCGCCGCCTCGACGACGATTTTCTTGATCCGCTGGTGTTCAACAAGGACTCGATGCTCGGCGTGCCAGGCCTGCTGTCGGCCTACCGGGCCGGCCACGTGACACTGGCGAACGCGATCGGTACCGGTGTCGCCGATGACAAGTCGGTCTACCCATACGTTCCCGAGATGATCCGCTTCTATCTCGGTGAGGAGCCGAAGCTGAACAACGTCCCGACCTGGATGCTGCGCAAGCCCGAAGACCTGCGCTACGTCCTGGCGCACCTGCCCGAGTTGGTGGTCAAGGAGGTGCATGGTGCCGGTGGCTACGGCATGCTCGTCGGACCCGCCTCGAGCCGGGCGGAGATCGAGCAGTTTCGCGCCCGCATCATCGCCGCACCGGAGAAATACATCGCGCAGCCGACGCTGGCGCTGTCGAATTGCCCGACCTTCGTCGACTCCGGAATTGCTCCGCGCCACCTCGACCTGCGCCCGTTCGTCCTCTCCGGCAAGCGTGGCGTCGGCATGGTGCCGGGTGGGCTGACGCGCGTTGCGTTGCGAGCCGGTTCGCTGGTGGTCAACTCGTCGCAGGGCGGTGGAACGAAGGACACCTGGGTGCTGGAGAACTGA
- a CDS encoding DEAD/DEAH box helicase, with protein sequence MNFVEIGLNPALLAALTDSGYDVPTPVQAQVVPAAIEGRDIIACSQTGSGKTAAFMLPLLHRLALQERPATAARSAGREGGRTPPRGRDQQRWQPARPRVLVLTPTRELALQVTAASEKYGRRMHQVRAVAILGGMPYPKQMELLGRNPEILVATPGRLIDHMSSGKIDFAQLQMLVLDEADRMLDMGFIDDIERIVAATPPSRQTMLFSATLDGTVGVMAQRITRNALRIEVDAPSAKHENIEQRMHFVDDLAHKNRLLDHLLRDASIDQALVFTATKRDADSVTDRLNVAGLNAAALHGDMHQGARNRTLAAMRRGQVRILVATDVAARGIDVPTITHVFNYDLPKAAEDYVHRIGRTGRAGRSGLAISLVHHAEQFNVRRIERFTRQSIPVEVVAGHEPTRRPQAAKPRPEGRPWHGADKRTAQPAGQADKRVGKPAAHWRDGLPRTARHDSVHGKTGGSATGRRNSASGR encoded by the coding sequence ATGAATTTTGTAGAAATCGGGCTCAACCCCGCCCTCCTCGCAGCGCTCACCGATTCAGGCTACGACGTGCCGACGCCGGTGCAGGCACAAGTCGTCCCCGCCGCCATCGAAGGCCGCGACATCATTGCCTGCTCGCAAACCGGTTCCGGCAAGACTGCTGCCTTCATGCTGCCGCTCCTGCACCGCCTCGCTCTGCAGGAGCGGCCGGCAACGGCCGCGCGCAGTGCTGGCCGGGAAGGCGGCCGGACGCCGCCGCGTGGCCGCGACCAGCAACGTTGGCAACCGGCACGGCCACGCGTGCTGGTCCTCACGCCGACCCGTGAGCTCGCGCTGCAGGTCACTGCCGCCAGCGAGAAGTACGGTCGCCGCATGCACCAGGTGCGGGCTGTCGCCATCCTCGGCGGCATGCCCTACCCGAAACAGATGGAACTTCTCGGCCGCAACCCGGAGATCCTCGTTGCCACGCCAGGCCGCCTTATCGACCACATGAGTTCGGGCAAGATCGACTTCGCGCAGTTGCAGATGCTGGTCCTCGACGAAGCGGACCGCATGCTCGACATGGGATTCATCGACGACATCGAGCGGATCGTCGCGGCAACCCCGCCCTCGCGCCAGACAATGCTCTTCTCGGCGACACTCGACGGCACGGTCGGCGTGATGGCACAGCGCATCACGCGCAACGCGCTGCGCATCGAGGTCGACGCTCCGTCCGCCAAACACGAGAACATCGAGCAGCGCATGCACTTCGTCGACGATCTGGCGCACAAGAACCGCCTGCTCGACCACCTGCTGCGCGATGCGTCGATCGACCAGGCACTCGTCTTCACGGCGACCAAGCGCGATGCGGACAGCGTCACCGATCGCCTGAACGTCGCCGGCCTGAATGCTGCAGCGCTCCACGGCGACATGCACCAGGGTGCCCGCAACCGTACGCTCGCCGCGATGCGGCGTGGCCAGGTGCGAATCCTGGTCGCCACCGACGTCGCCGCACGCGGCATCGACGTGCCGACGATCACACACGTCTTCAACTACGACCTGCCGAAGGCTGCCGAGGATTACGTGCATCGCATCGGCCGCACCGGGCGCGCTGGCCGCAGCGGCCTGGCGATTTCGCTCGTTCATCACGCGGAACAATTCAACGTCAGGCGAATCGAGCGTTTCACGCGGCAAAGCATCCCGGTCGAAGTCGTCGCCGGCCACGAGCCGACGCGCCGTCCGCAGGCGGCCAAGCCTCGCCCGGAAGGCAGGCCATGGCACGGGGCTGACAAGCGCACGGCGCAGCCAGCCGGACAGGCCGACAAGCGCGTCGGCAAACCGGCAGCGCACTGGCGCGACGGGCTGCCGCGCACCGCTCGCCACGATTCGGTACATGGCAAGACGGGCGGCAGCGCCACCGGCCGCAGGAACTCCGCCAGCGGCCGTTGA
- a CDS encoding LapA family protein, translating to MKLRTVFLLFVFTLVAAFSALNWHAFTTPTTLSLGLAQVEAPLGVIMLGVIAFLAAFFLIFVVYVQASALFDSRRHAQELQLNRELADKAEASRFTELRSFLEGELQKLSGRGGATPLASDAAILERLDRLEKELLTALEQSANSVAACVGELEDRLDRKGDVLPERRPGHF from the coding sequence ATGAAGCTTCGTACCGTTTTTCTGCTGTTCGTCTTCACCCTCGTCGCCGCCTTCTCCGCGCTCAACTGGCACGCCTTCACGACACCGACGACGCTGTCACTGGGGTTGGCGCAGGTCGAAGCGCCGCTCGGCGTGATCATGCTCGGTGTCATCGCTTTCCTGGCCGCCTTCTTCCTGATCTTCGTCGTCTATGTGCAGGCCTCGGCGCTGTTCGATTCGCGCCGCCATGCGCAGGAACTGCAACTCAACCGCGAACTCGCGGACAAGGCCGAAGCCTCGCGCTTCACCGAACTGCGTTCCTTTCTCGAAGGCGAGTTGCAGAAGTTGTCTGGCCGCGGCGGTGCGACGCCGCTGGCGAGTGACGCGGCGATCCTGGAGCGGCTCGACCGGCTCGAGAAGGAACTCCTGACGGCGCTGGAGCAGTCGGCAAACAGCGTCGCCGCGTGCGTCGGTGAACTGGAGGACCGGCTCGACAGGAAAGGCGATGTGCTGCCGGAGCGTCGGCCGGGGCACTTCTGA